DNA from Polyangiaceae bacterium:
GTCAGGGTGCTCTGGCGAAATGACCAGGGCTTCACGCAGACCCGGCGCGTCTCCGACATCCAGGGCATGCCCGAGTTGATTGGGGAGGGAGCCCTTTTGGGTCACCTCTGGATGGAGGGACACCTCGGCGTCGGCGATCCACTGGTGAATCAGGGGGCTCCCACCAGGCCGCTCCGGGACGGCAAGAAGTGAGCGCCCAGCATCTCGTAGTGCTGGTCGAGGAGCCGTCGATGGAAGCGTTCCTCCGCGCGCTGCTGCCGCGCCTCCTGCCGCAAGACCGGACGTTCGAGATCCACCCATTCCAGGGCAAGAGCGACCTGCTCGGCAAGCTCCCCGCACGTCTTCGCGGCTACTCGAAGTGGCCCGAGGACTGGCGTATCGTCGTCGTGGTCGATCGCGACGAGGACGATTGCCGGAGACTGAAGCAGCACCTCGAGGATATAGCCGCTTTGGCCGGGCTCTCGACCCGATCTCGGCCGAAGCGCGGGGTGTGGCAACTCGTCAACC
Protein-coding regions in this window:
- a CDS encoding DUF4276 family protein, translating into MSAQHLVVLVEEPSMEAFLRALLPRLLPQDRTFEIHPFQGKSDLLGKLPARLRGYSKWPEDWRIVVVVDRDEDDCRRLKQHLEDIAALAGLSTRSRPKRGVWQLVNRIAIEELEAWYFGDWDGVRAAYPDVPDSVPRKSGFRDSDAISGGTWEAFERVLGKHGYFEGGLRKIEAARVIGAKLKPQRCVSHSFTVFRDAVLEATG